From Methanothrix sp., the proteins below share one genomic window:
- a CDS encoding DUF367 family protein — MHLLIYHANQCDPKKCTGRKLARFGIARLTHRMADLRGYLILSPFSERALSPADRYAGRGLAALDCSWAEAERVFERIHANTRALPFLLAANPVNFGRPFKLSTAEALAAALFILGEREQAELVLSKFSWGHTFLELNREPLKEYAAAKDSAEVVRIQSEYM, encoded by the coding sequence ATGCATCTCCTGATATACCACGCGAACCAGTGCGATCCAAAGAAGTGCACGGGAAGAAAGCTGGCGCGCTTCGGAATTGCAAGACTAACCCACAGGATGGCAGATCTCAGGGGTTATCTGATTCTCAGCCCGTTTTCTGAGAGAGCACTATCTCCAGCAGACAGATACGCGGGAAGAGGGCTTGCAGCCCTTGACTGCAGCTGGGCGGAGGCTGAAAGGGTATTTGAGAGGATTCATGCGAACACGAGAGCCCTGCCGTTTCTCCTGGCTGCAAACCCTGTGAACTTCGGCAGGCCCTTTAAGTTATCCACAGCAGAGGCACTTGCAGCTGCTCTTTTCATTCTGGGCGAGAGGGAGCAGGCAGAGCTTGTGCTCTCGAAGTTCTCCTGGGGGCACACATTCCTCGAGCTCAACAGAGAGCCTCTCAAGGAGTACGCAGCAGCAAAGGATAGCGCCGAGGTCGTGAGGATACAGAGCGAGTACATGTGA
- a CDS encoding ABC transporter ATP-binding protein, which yields MSLLEVRSVSKVFDVDGKSMEVLRDISMSVDEGEFVCFIGPSGCGKTTLLRIIAGLEFPSSGSVLLDGAPIRGPGPERGMVFQEYSLFPWRTVLDNVAFGPEIRGVPKEERYRLAREYLKMVGLERFESRYPHELSGGMKQRVAIARALVNNPKALLMDEPFGALDAQTRNVMQSELLRIWEQERKTIIFVTHSVDEAIYLGDRIIVFSARPGRVKEIIEIDLPRPRKRTSLEVNTIRDKILQDLRTEIKI from the coding sequence ATGTCCCTGCTGGAGGTCAGATCGGTATCAAAGGTCTTCGATGTCGATGGAAAGAGCATGGAGGTACTCCGGGACATAAGCATGTCCGTAGATGAGGGCGAGTTCGTATGCTTCATCGGGCCGTCTGGATGCGGCAAGACCACGCTGCTCAGGATAATCGCAGGTCTCGAGTTCCCGTCCTCTGGAAGTGTGCTGCTCGATGGCGCCCCCATAAGAGGTCCCGGGCCTGAGAGGGGCATGGTCTTCCAGGAGTACTCCCTCTTTCCATGGCGCACAGTTCTGGACAACGTCGCGTTCGGCCCGGAGATCCGGGGGGTGCCGAAGGAGGAGCGGTACAGGCTTGCGAGGGAGTACCTGAAGATGGTAGGGCTGGAGCGGTTTGAGAGCAGGTACCCTCATGAGCTCTCCGGAGGCATGAAGCAGAGGGTCGCGATCGCAAGAGCTCTCGTCAACAATCCGAAGGCACTGCTCATGGACGAGCCGTTTGGAGCGCTGGATGCACAGACCAGAAACGTGATGCAGTCAGAGCTCCTGCGGATATGGGAGCAGGAAAGAAAGACGATAATATTCGTCACGCACAGCGTCGACGAGGCGATATACCTCGGTGACAGGATCATCGTCTTCTCCGCGAGGCCGGGCAGGGTGAAGGAGATCATCGAGATAGATCTGCCCAGACCGAGGAAGAGGACAAGCCTTGAGGTCAATACAATCAGGGACAAGATACTCCAGGATCTCAGAACCGAGATCAAGATCTGA
- a CDS encoding DUF4139 domain-containing protein: MRSWIILAMLLLTVSCSAGDSAKEVVATTAISLPVDSVTIYQDGLVFVKRTGSMDLTEGIHKFVVDLPENADTSSVLFLVTNSSLERIVYDKMPVYTMNVSSTARQRFLLSYLVRNGGQWAPNYYIHLLNNSMLLTANALINVDLREDLKNVQIRLVAMPEREIPILMRAPAPTAAKAVELSVYDIAAAAPTGELETLFVFVLENRTDLVAGKSIGLPLFEDLAPAWRVYTWDAYYSPDGPAREEIRANNTADHPWPDGNAQIFRDGEYVTTLSMPYTAKGANASLSLGPSADLKLSKKLMDYNISENIVSFGNGTAKVTTENWTYQLEIKSNTDKEIDLEVKDTIPMEAKVIAVSPEPSEMTATLLKWNLKVAPREEMKIRYAYRVVTVETIKGE; the protein is encoded by the coding sequence ATGAGATCATGGATAATTCTTGCCATGCTCCTTCTCACCGTCTCATGCTCTGCAGGAGATAGCGCGAAGGAGGTCGTGGCCACAACCGCGATAAGCCTGCCTGTCGACTCTGTGACGATCTATCAGGACGGCCTCGTATTCGTAAAGCGGACGGGCAGCATGGACCTGACGGAGGGAATACACAAATTCGTCGTCGACCTTCCGGAGAATGCAGATACTAGTTCTGTTCTCTTCCTTGTAACAAACTCCTCGCTGGAGCGCATAGTCTACGACAAGATGCCTGTGTACACCATGAACGTCTCATCAACTGCAAGACAGAGATTCCTGCTCAGCTATCTGGTGAGGAATGGAGGTCAATGGGCTCCGAACTACTACATACATCTCCTCAACAATTCGATGCTCCTGACCGCAAATGCCCTTATAAACGTCGATCTCAGGGAGGACCTGAAGAACGTTCAGATCAGGCTCGTGGCGATGCCGGAGAGGGAGATTCCGATTCTGATGAGAGCCCCAGCCCCGACCGCAGCCAAAGCTGTGGAGCTCTCTGTGTATGATATCGCCGCAGCCGCTCCGACAGGCGAGCTTGAGACGCTCTTCGTGTTCGTTCTGGAGAACAGGACAGACCTCGTCGCAGGAAAATCGATAGGTCTGCCTCTCTTCGAGGATCTCGCACCTGCCTGGCGCGTTTACACATGGGATGCCTATTACAGTCCGGACGGTCCTGCGAGGGAGGAGATCAGGGCGAACAACACAGCTGATCATCCATGGCCCGATGGAAACGCGCAGATATTCAGGGACGGGGAGTACGTGACCACCCTGAGCATGCCCTACACTGCGAAAGGAGCCAACGCATCCCTGAGCCTGGGGCCATCCGCGGATCTCAAGCTCTCGAAGAAGCTCATGGACTACAACATCTCTGAAAATATCGTCTCCTTCGGAAACGGCACCGCAAAGGTGACCACGGAGAACTGGACATATCAGCTGGAGATCAAATCCAATACCGACAAGGAGATCGATCTCGAGGTAAAAGACACCATACCGATGGAGGCGAAGGTGATCGCTGTTTCCCCCGAGCCATCGGAGATGACCGCGACCCTCCTCAAGTGGAACCTGAAGGTGGCACCGAGAGAGGAGATGAAGATAAGATACGCATACAGGGTTGTGACCGTGGAGACCATCAAGGGGGAATGA
- the argS gene encoding arginine--tRNA ligase codes for MFLDFMSEVEGILKEGLDRCGLSVSLENSLDLSPHADLSTTIAFRLSPVLRRSPKDIAADIYNSMGSPSRWVDRAEIVGPYINFYMSRSFLDHVVVEAQGEDAWMGRMSGSVIVEHTSANPDGPLHVGHIRNSVIGDTIVRILRRAGYSVEAQYYVNDMGRQTAMVVWGCDHLDLDDSKPDHAIARVYIAAHRIMNERPELSAEVDELMRRYESRDPETVEKFQRAAKYAISGIESTLHRMNIHHDSYKWESEFVWDGSVDEILEMLERTGRTVLKDGALQLDLSKEGFEKSLVLRRADGTTLYTTRDLAYHKWKAENYGRVVEVLGADHKLVSAQLRTALRILGIKEPEVVIFEFVSLPDGSMSTRRGKFISADELLDEVEKQAYLEVTKRRPEMDDNFRREVAGKVAVGAVRYDIVRVSADKATMFDWKAALDFEKLSAPFIQYSHARACSILKKAGDLDDFDPGLLRDDYEIALIKKIAEFDLVIDRAARELKPHQLATYARELAERFNLFYRYDPVLDAKPEELRNARLGLVRASRNALSATLETLGIEALESM; via the coding sequence ATGTTTCTGGATTTCATGAGCGAGGTCGAGGGGATACTGAAAGAGGGTCTCGATCGATGCGGCCTGAGCGTATCACTGGAGAACAGCCTGGATCTGAGCCCGCATGCGGATCTCTCCACAACCATTGCGTTCAGGCTCTCGCCTGTTCTGAGGAGGAGCCCGAAGGATATTGCAGCTGATATATACAATTCCATGGGCTCCCCGTCGCGCTGGGTCGACCGCGCGGAGATTGTCGGGCCGTACATAAACTTCTACATGAGCCGCAGCTTTCTGGATCATGTTGTTGTTGAGGCCCAGGGTGAGGATGCCTGGATGGGCAGGATGTCGGGCTCGGTCATAGTTGAGCACACATCCGCGAACCCCGATGGGCCGCTCCATGTCGGGCACATAAGAAACTCCGTGATCGGAGATACAATCGTCAGGATACTCCGCCGTGCCGGATACAGCGTCGAGGCACAGTACTACGTGAACGATATGGGAAGGCAGACCGCAATGGTGGTCTGGGGATGCGATCACCTCGATCTCGACGACTCCAAGCCGGACCATGCGATAGCGCGCGTCTACATCGCAGCTCACAGGATCATGAACGAGCGGCCCGAGCTCTCCGCAGAGGTGGACGAGCTCATGAGGCGCTACGAGTCCAGGGATCCGGAGACTGTGGAGAAGTTCCAGCGCGCAGCGAAGTACGCCATCTCGGGCATCGAGAGCACCCTGCACAGGATGAACATCCATCACGACTCCTACAAGTGGGAGTCGGAGTTCGTATGGGACGGCTCTGTCGATGAGATTCTGGAGATGCTGGAGAGGACAGGAAGGACCGTCCTGAAGGATGGTGCTCTCCAGCTTGATCTGAGCAAGGAGGGCTTCGAGAAGAGCCTGGTGCTTAGAAGGGCAGATGGGACGACGCTCTACACAACAAGGGATCTCGCGTATCACAAATGGAAGGCGGAGAACTACGGGCGCGTTGTGGAGGTGCTCGGAGCGGACCACAAGCTCGTATCAGCTCAGCTCCGCACAGCGCTGCGGATTCTCGGGATAAAGGAGCCTGAGGTCGTCATATTCGAGTTTGTCTCTCTTCCTGATGGCTCGATGTCAACACGCCGCGGGAAGTTCATCTCTGCCGATGAGCTGCTCGATGAGGTCGAGAAGCAGGCCTACCTCGAGGTCACGAAGAGACGGCCGGAGATGGATGATAATTTCAGGAGGGAAGTGGCAGGAAAGGTGGCTGTTGGCGCTGTGAGGTACGATATCGTGAGGGTATCCGCGGACAAGGCGACCATGTTCGACTGGAAGGCAGCTCTCGACTTCGAGAAGCTCTCCGCCCCGTTCATACAGTACTCGCATGCGAGGGCGTGCAGCATCCTCAAAAAGGCTGGAGATCTCGATGACTTCGATCCAGGGCTCCTGAGGGATGATTACGAGATCGCCCTGATAAAGAAGATCGCAGAGTTCGATCTGGTCATAGACAGGGCTGCCAGGGAGCTAAAGCCGCATCAGCTCGCGACCTACGCGAGGGAGCTCGCGGAGAGGTTCAACCTCTTCTACCGGTACGATCCTGTGCTGGATGCCAAACCCGAAGAGCTCCGGAATGCGCGGCTCGGCCTGGTCAGGGCATCCAGAAACGCCCTGAGCGCAACCCTGGAAACCCTCGGAATAGAGGCGCTTGAGAGCATGTGA
- a CDS encoding NAD(P)-dependent glycerol-1-phosphate dehydrogenase — protein MRTRSASWMELPRRVVAGAGALADIGDVCVDLRLSGRAVVITGPQTRSVAGDNLAARLGERGFEAEVVITRDSRPAEVERVRSFALDLKADFLIGAGGGRSIDIAKLAAFHLDIPYLSVPTAASHDGIASAMASLNMDGETKSIPTRAPLAIIADTGIISRAPPRLMSAGCGDIISNYTAILDWKLAKRLRCEDYSEYAAALSSMTARMVVEMAPSIKPGHEPSAKIVVQALISSGVAMSIAGSSRPASGSEHMFAHALNRIAPGCGLHGELCGLGTIIMMYLHGGDWRMIRETLKVLGAPTSAHELNIPEDVVVEALTQAHTIRPERYTILGSGLTPDAARAAAEATKVI, from the coding sequence ATGAGAACCAGAAGTGCGAGCTGGATGGAGCTGCCCAGAAGGGTCGTCGCAGGCGCTGGAGCTCTCGCGGATATAGGAGATGTCTGCGTTGATCTCCGCCTCTCCGGCAGGGCGGTTGTCATAACAGGTCCACAGACCCGATCCGTGGCTGGAGACAACCTCGCGGCGCGTCTCGGAGAGCGAGGCTTCGAGGCGGAGGTCGTGATCACAAGGGACTCCAGGCCTGCAGAGGTTGAGCGCGTGAGGTCATTTGCTCTGGACCTCAAGGCGGATTTCCTGATAGGAGCAGGCGGCGGGAGGTCGATAGACATAGCAAAGCTCGCCGCATTCCATCTCGACATACCGTATCTCAGTGTTCCGACAGCCGCATCTCATGACGGGATCGCCTCAGCGATGGCATCGCTCAACATGGACGGCGAGACGAAGTCCATTCCAACCCGCGCGCCTCTTGCGATCATAGCCGACACAGGGATAATATCCAGAGCCCCTCCCAGGCTGATGTCAGCTGGATGTGGTGATATAATATCGAACTACACCGCGATCCTCGACTGGAAGCTCGCGAAGAGGCTCAGGTGTGAGGATTACAGCGAGTATGCAGCCGCACTCTCGAGCATGACCGCCCGGATGGTCGTCGAGATGGCCCCGAGCATCAAGCCGGGCCATGAGCCCTCGGCGAAGATAGTGGTCCAGGCGCTGATATCCAGCGGCGTTGCAATGAGCATAGCGGGATCGTCCAGACCCGCAAGCGGATCTGAGCACATGTTTGCGCACGCCCTGAACAGGATCGCCCCGGGATGCGGGCTCCATGGCGAGCTCTGTGGTCTAGGAACGATCATAATGATGTACCTGCACGGCGGTGACTGGAGGATGATCCGCGAGACGCTCAAGGTGCTCGGCGCACCCACATCCGCACACGAGCTGAACATACCGGAGGATGTGGTGGTCGAGGCCCTGACCCAGGCGCACACGATCAGGCCCGAGAGGTACACGATACTCGGAAGCGGGTTGACACCAGATGCAGCAAGAGCGGCTGCAGAGGCGACAAAGGTGATATGA
- the hsp20 gene encoding archaeal heat shock protein Hsp20: protein MWRRRYPSIFDIFESFMRGFPFERKERFEEDWFLSPFEEMIKRFETEMPKEFRELVREEETPEGKVRRYGPFVYGFSYVVEPGKEPIFREFGNIRPSYRGIEASIGREPLVDIMEEKDSYKIFVELPGVDKSNIKLDVAEDSVEIRTDDEKRFYKMIQLERPVDPDSAKAIYNNGVLTLTLEKKEKRKGKEVKIE, encoded by the coding sequence ATGTGGAGGAGAAGGTATCCGTCGATCTTTGATATCTTCGAGAGCTTCATGAGAGGGTTCCCGTTCGAGCGAAAGGAGCGCTTTGAGGAGGACTGGTTCCTGTCCCCCTTCGAGGAGATGATCAAGAGGTTCGAGACCGAGATGCCGAAGGAGTTTCGCGAGCTTGTAAGAGAGGAGGAGACCCCTGAGGGCAAGGTCAGAAGGTACGGGCCGTTTGTGTACGGCTTCAGCTATGTGGTCGAGCCAGGGAAGGAGCCGATCTTCAGGGAGTTCGGCAACATCAGGCCATCCTATCGCGGCATCGAGGCCAGCATAGGTCGCGAGCCTCTTGTCGATATAATGGAGGAGAAGGACAGCTACAAGATCTTCGTGGAGCTGCCGGGTGTGGACAAGTCCAACATCAAGCTTGACGTCGCCGAGGACAGCGTCGAGATCAGGACGGATGACGAGAAGAGGTTCTACAAGATGATCCAGCTGGAGCGCCCGGTCGATCCGGACAGCGCAAAGGCCATCTACAACAACGGCGTGCTCACCCTGACGCTCGAGAAGAAGGAGAAGCGGAAGGGCAAGGAGGTAAAGATAGAGTAG
- a CDS encoding UPF0179 family protein translates to MAEPTTQITLIGTKLATIGMEFIFNGPTPECESCKLRNTCMNLEPGRRYRILGIKGELVHDCPLHEEGVRAVEVTESPTIAAMDARKSFAGSKIIYEPIDCDVSDCRMYDICHPAGLKRGDRCTIVEVVGEAPEECAKGYTLKLVELRR, encoded by the coding sequence ATGGCCGAGCCGACAACTCAGATCACCCTGATAGGAACGAAGCTCGCGACGATCGGCATGGAGTTCATATTCAACGGACCCACGCCGGAGTGCGAGAGCTGCAAGCTCAGAAACACATGCATGAACCTGGAGCCCGGAAGGAGGTACAGGATACTCGGGATAAAGGGGGAGCTGGTCCATGACTGCCCTCTGCACGAGGAGGGTGTGCGCGCTGTTGAGGTCACGGAGAGCCCCACGATCGCGGCGATGGATGCGCGCAAGTCTTTCGCAGGCTCAAAGATAATCTACGAGCCGATAGATTGCGATGTGAGTGATTGCAGGATGTACGATATATGCCATCCCGCCGGGCTCAAGAGGGGCGACAGATGCACGATAGTGGAGGTCGTTGGAGAGGCGCCGGAGGAGTGCGCGAAGGGGTACACGCTGAAGCTCGTGGAGCTGAGGCGCTGA
- a CDS encoding DUF5611 family protein, which produces MEYTFKRGYTPDIERIEGILRELFSSGITRNGERITLSYGALKSCQIWIEKKKLNVLTESLPGAPDDIIMDTNRRFRKFLEKATGYTTKQRVQMAKREVQGE; this is translated from the coding sequence ATGGAGTACACGTTCAAGAGAGGTTACACTCCTGACATAGAGAGAATAGAGGGGATCCTGAGGGAGCTGTTCTCCTCAGGAATCACCAGGAACGGCGAGAGGATCACACTCAGCTACGGCGCCCTGAAGAGCTGCCAGATCTGGATAGAGAAGAAGAAGCTGAATGTGCTGACCGAGTCGCTCCCGGGCGCCCCTGACGATATAATCATGGATACAAACCGCAGGTTCAGGAAGTTCCTCGAGAAGGCAACAGGATACACAACAAAGCAGCGCGTGCAGATGGCGAAGAGAGAGGTACAGGGGGAGTGA
- a CDS encoding valine--tRNA ligase → MPMSEISKEYNFKEVEEKWIKRWDPSVYYFDWGSEKPQYIIDTPPPYPTGNFHIGNALNWCYIDFVARYKRMRGYNVMFPQGWDCHGLPTEVKVEETYHITKNQVPREEFRRLCEEMTAQAIERMRRTITRLGISTDWSNEYITMKPEYYVKTQRSFVQMYEKGMIYREDHPVNWCPRCATAIAFAEVEYDTRTTTLNYMRFESDHGHLEIATTRPELLPACVAVAINPNDERHIGFVGKSVRVPLFDYEVPVLSDPAVDPSFGTGVVMICTFGDKQDVRWWVEHNLPLRQAIDREGRLTEIAGKFRGMSINDARRAIVDEMLSRGIIYRQEPLEQNVGLCWRCKTPIEILSERQWFVRIYPDVIIKTADEIKWVPEHMKLRLKNWTGTMEWDWCISRQRVFATPIPAWYCRKCGEVLVAKEEWLPLDPTKTQPPVSCSCGSREFEPEEDVLDTWMDSSISALHVTGWLNREDPRYPAQLRPQGHDIIRTWAFYTILRSMALVGVKPWDTILINGMVLGEDGRKMSKSLNNFVIPEEVFEKNGADALRQWAALGGSPGSDVMFQWKEIVAASRFQQKLWSIYRFAAPFASETDAPPTQIDRWLLGELSALVSKVTEAMDAFQFDEAFRAIRTFTWEVLADDYIEIVKSRLYGSDSEERRAAQATLYRVLDVLCRLMAPFIPFISEEIYTSLTGKSVHTQSWPSPDGYKSPEGALIREITAAIRRYKAERGMALNAPLPGIEIYTELDLETFDLRGVANAPIQLRKGQPEIETRAVAVKPVMRLIGPRYKGQAGNIIKKLTSMDPAELERMLASGRVEIDGAEITPEMVEIVRETLSKGEAVDVLRLDRATLVIRRGS, encoded by the coding sequence ATCCCGATGAGCGAGATCTCCAAGGAGTACAACTTCAAAGAGGTAGAGGAGAAGTGGATCAAGAGGTGGGATCCATCCGTATATTACTTCGACTGGGGATCGGAGAAGCCGCAGTACATAATCGATACGCCCCCGCCCTATCCCACCGGGAACTTCCATATTGGGAACGCCCTCAACTGGTGCTACATAGACTTCGTGGCCAGGTACAAGCGCATGCGCGGCTACAACGTCATGTTTCCCCAGGGATGGGACTGTCATGGTCTCCCGACAGAGGTGAAGGTTGAGGAGACGTATCACATAACCAAGAACCAGGTCCCGAGGGAGGAGTTCCGCAGGCTCTGCGAGGAGATGACCGCTCAGGCGATAGAGAGGATGAGACGCACGATAACGCGTCTCGGCATCTCAACTGACTGGTCGAACGAGTACATCACGATGAAGCCTGAGTACTACGTGAAGACGCAGCGCTCCTTCGTGCAGATGTACGAGAAGGGGATGATATACAGAGAGGACCACCCGGTCAACTGGTGCCCGAGATGCGCCACAGCCATAGCATTTGCAGAGGTTGAGTACGACACCAGAACGACCACGCTGAACTACATGCGCTTCGAATCTGATCACGGCCACCTGGAGATCGCCACAACGAGACCCGAGCTTCTGCCCGCATGTGTCGCTGTCGCGATCAACCCGAATGACGAGCGGCATATCGGATTCGTTGGAAAGAGCGTCAGGGTTCCGCTATTCGATTACGAGGTCCCTGTCCTCTCAGATCCGGCCGTAGATCCCTCGTTCGGCACGGGCGTTGTCATGATCTGCACCTTCGGCGACAAGCAGGATGTTCGCTGGTGGGTCGAGCACAACCTCCCGCTCAGGCAGGCGATAGACAGGGAGGGCAGACTGACAGAGATCGCCGGGAAGTTCAGGGGCATGAGCATCAACGATGCCAGGAGGGCGATAGTGGACGAGATGCTCTCCAGGGGTATAATCTACAGGCAGGAGCCTCTGGAGCAGAACGTCGGCCTCTGCTGGAGATGCAAGACCCCGATAGAGATTCTCTCTGAAAGACAGTGGTTCGTGCGCATATATCCTGATGTGATCATCAAAACCGCTGACGAGATCAAGTGGGTGCCGGAGCACATGAAGCTCAGGCTCAAGAACTGGACCGGAACCATGGAGTGGGACTGGTGCATCTCCAGGCAGAGGGTCTTCGCCACACCGATACCGGCATGGTACTGCAGAAAGTGCGGTGAGGTGCTGGTCGCGAAGGAGGAGTGGCTGCCGCTCGATCCCACGAAGACACAGCCGCCGGTGAGCTGCAGCTGCGGATCTAGGGAGTTCGAGCCCGAGGAGGACGTTCTCGACACCTGGATGGACAGCTCGATCTCAGCGCTTCACGTCACAGGCTGGCTGAACCGAGAGGATCCGAGGTATCCGGCGCAGCTCCGGCCGCAGGGTCATGATATCATCAGGACATGGGCATTCTACACAATCCTCCGCTCCATGGCGCTCGTCGGCGTGAAGCCCTGGGATACGATACTGATCAACGGCATGGTCCTCGGCGAGGACGGCAGGAAGATGTCCAAGTCGCTGAACAACTTCGTCATTCCGGAGGAGGTCTTCGAGAAGAACGGGGCTGATGCTCTGAGGCAGTGGGCAGCCCTCGGCGGCTCGCCCGGCTCAGACGTGATGTTCCAGTGGAAGGAGATCGTTGCTGCGAGCAGGTTCCAGCAGAAGCTCTGGTCGATCTACAGGTTTGCGGCTCCGTTTGCTTCAGAGACAGACGCACCCCCCACACAGATCGATCGCTGGCTGCTCGGTGAGCTCAGTGCGCTTGTCTCAAAGGTGACAGAGGCGATGGATGCCTTCCAGTTCGACGAGGCGTTCAGGGCGATACGCACCTTCACCTGGGAGGTGCTGGCCGACGATTACATAGAGATCGTGAAGTCCAGGCTGTACGGTTCTGACTCTGAGGAGAGGAGGGCTGCGCAGGCGACTCTCTACAGGGTGCTGGATGTCCTCTGCAGGCTCATGGCGCCATTCATACCATTCATCAGCGAGGAGATCTACACCTCGCTCACAGGAAAGAGCGTCCACACCCAGAGCTGGCCGTCCCCTGATGGTTACAAATCTCCAGAGGGGGCTCTGATAAGAGAGATAACAGCTGCCATAAGGCGCTACAAGGCAGAGAGGGGGATGGCGCTGAATGCGCCGCTGCCGGGCATAGAGATCTACACAGAGCTGGATCTGGAGACGTTTGATCTGAGAGGGGTGGCGAACGCCCCGATACAGCTCAGGAAGGGTCAGCCTGAGATAGAGACCAGGGCGGTCGCTGTTAAGCCCGTGATGCGTCTGATAGGTCCGAGGTACAAGGGCCAGGCTGGGAATATCATAAAGAAGCTCACGTCCATGGATCCGGCTGAGCTTGAGAGGATGCTGGCATCAGGGCGCGTCGAGATTGATGGGGCAGAGATCACGCCTGAGATGGTGGAGATCGTTAGAGAGACGCTGTCGAAGGGAGAGGCTGTCGATGTCCTCAGGCTTGATAGAGCGACTTTGGTGATCAGGAGGGGCTCTTGA
- a CDS encoding helix-turn-helix domain-containing protein: MREDSKSSKPNHTDVSSAEAKWWESAEDHKFALEVLQLPLRRKMLRFIGLEARSIDEIEKEFGLSTDQARYHLEMLEKGLVVERVGDSYRTTITGKLYLEKVDSCSEIMPPSKGQSQPRA, from the coding sequence ATGAGAGAAGATTCAAAGAGCTCCAAGCCGAACCATACCGACGTCTCATCCGCTGAAGCTAAGTGGTGGGAGTCCGCTGAGGATCACAAATTCGCCCTGGAGGTTTTGCAGTTACCGCTCCGGCGGAAGATGCTGAGGTTCATAGGTCTGGAAGCCAGGAGCATAGATGAGATCGAAAAGGAGTTTGGATTGAGCACAGATCAGGCCAGGTACCATCTCGAGATGCTCGAAAAGGGGTTGGTTGTTGAGCGGGTGGGCGATAGCTACAGAACTACCATCACCGGTAAACTCTACCTGGAAAAGGTGGATTCTTGTAGTGAGATTATGCCGCCCAGCAAGGGACAGTCTCAACCAAGAGCTTGA
- the cofG gene encoding 7,8-didemethyl-8-hydroxy-5-deazariboflavin synthase subunit CofG, producing the protein MREGVHAEARGAEALRATFSRNVFIPVTDLCRNACGYCSFRRDPDRARVISRSDALRLMDRAQRAGCSEALFTMGDRPWEVRGDRMELLEYIVELCELALERGLLPHTNAGILTREELELLAPYNASMGLMLESTAHLKVHERSPGKRPEVRIRTISDAGAIRIPFTTGILVGIGEGPEDRIRSLEAIAELHRRYGHIQEVIIQPLDPKPGTESEGMQPPSIGDMAELVSIARRVLQPEISIQVPPNLVDPVPLLRAGADDLGGISPVTPDWINPERRWPEIDELKGIVLVERLPVYPRYVRLGWYGKRTEYLIRRLADESGLRKS; encoded by the coding sequence GTGCGCGAAGGGGTACACGCTGAAGCTCGTGGAGCTGAGGCGCTGAGGGCGACCTTCTCGAGAAACGTCTTCATACCTGTAACAGACCTCTGCAGAAACGCCTGTGGCTACTGCTCGTTCAGGCGTGATCCGGATCGCGCCAGGGTGATATCAAGAAGTGATGCCCTGAGATTGATGGACAGAGCGCAGAGGGCGGGCTGCTCAGAGGCGCTCTTCACGATGGGGGATAGGCCGTGGGAGGTGCGCGGCGACCGGATGGAACTCCTGGAGTACATCGTGGAGCTCTGCGAGCTCGCCCTGGAGAGGGGGCTTCTTCCTCACACCAACGCGGGAATACTCACACGCGAGGAGCTGGAGCTCCTGGCGCCCTACAACGCCTCGATGGGCCTGATGCTCGAGAGCACAGCACATCTTAAGGTGCATGAGAGATCTCCGGGAAAGAGACCGGAGGTGCGAATAAGGACAATATCCGACGCAGGCGCGATCAGGATACCGTTCACCACTGGCATACTCGTTGGCATAGGCGAGGGTCCTGAGGACAGGATCAGATCTCTTGAGGCGATAGCGGAGCTGCACAGGAGATACGGCCACATCCAGGAGGTCATAATCCAGCCTCTGGACCCGAAGCCCGGGACTGAGTCAGAGGGCATGCAGCCTCCTTCGATAGGTGATATGGCGGAGCTGGTATCGATCGCCCGCAGGGTCCTGCAGCCGGAGATATCCATTCAGGTTCCCCCGAACCTCGTGGATCCAGTTCCGCTGTTGAGAGCCGGAGCGGATGATCTCGGTGGAATCAGCCCCGTGACCCCTGACTGGATAAACCCGGAGAGGAGATGGCCCGAGATCGATGAGCTTAAAGGGATCGTGCTCGTGGAAAGACTGCCGGTGTACCCGAGATACGTGAGGCTCGGCTGGTACGGCAAAAGGACAGAATATCTCATCCGGCGGCTCGCAGATGAGAGCGGGCTGAGAAAGAGCTGA